The sequence below is a genomic window from Chelmon rostratus isolate fCheRos1 chromosome 24, fCheRos1.pri, whole genome shotgun sequence.
AATGTTACTGAAAACTCTTGATTTCTACTTCAAATGAGTACAAATATTCTGAAACAATCcaagagagagcagacagaaaaagataaCATCCAAAAAGTACAGAAACTTGCTGctaataaaaccaaaatgtagaaaaaatgGTGTCAAATATCTAAAGATTGATGATTAGaagaaaacctttaaaatgaTTAGAAGGTAAATAGCAAAACATTGTTGTAAACTGAGTTTCCTCCTGGTCGTACAGTCAGAAGGATCTGAAGGGACATCCTGGaccagaaacaggaaaacaggcGCAGAGCGTCTCTGTTTAATATGCAGAATAAAAATGTAGAAttttaaatggagtctggtgtgCGCCGTGTCGAGTGAAACAGGAATATTCACGAAGAAGCCTGAAGCTGTTGACAGAGACGTTCTGGTCTGACAGGAAGTCGGGTCGACTGTTCGTCAGCTTCACGTCGTTCCACTGATAACCAGACTTttcctttcaaacacacacatgtttcactctgtttgtgAGGACTGCTCGCTGTGTTTCAGGCTCAGGTTCTGTACGACTTCACAGCTGAACCAGGAAACAAcgagctgtcagtcacagaggGCGAGACGGTCACTGTGCTCaaccaggtacacacacacacgcacacgcacacacacacacacacacacatatatttacatgcacacacacacacacacacacacacacatttatatacacatatatagtaTACAGTTTCTATAGTTTATGTACCACATACACAGTCTACaggacacacactcagtcatcatgtgcatgtttgtatatGTAGACTGTGGGTGGAGGCTGGATTGAAGCCCAGAACTCCAGCGGACAAACCGGACTGGTACCTGAGGGATATTTACAGGTGAGCAGTTCATTTCACCAGGATCATCCACTCTGAACCAGAACGAGGCTCCTTTCATGTCCTCTGTCAAAACCCGCTGACAGGTAGTCATCACTTAATAGTAAAGAACTGTTTCATCTGCACATGAACGTctgaaaccagcagagagagactgaaaaccagcagagactaaaaaccagcagagagagactgaaaaccagcagagagactaaaaaccagcagagagagactgaaaaccagcagagagactgaaaaccagcagagagagactgaaaaccagtagagagagactgaaaaccagcagagagactgaaaaccagcagagagagactgaaaaccagtagagagagactgaaaaccagcagagagactaaaaaccagcagagagagactgaaaaccagcagagagactgaaaaccagcagagagagactgaaaaccagtacaaagagactgaaaaccagcagagagagagtgaaaaccagcagagagagactaaaaaccagcagagagagactaaaaaccagcagagagagactgaaaaccagcagagagactgaaaaccagcagagagactaaaaaccagcagagagagactgaaaaccagcagagagactgaATACCAGCAGAGAGACtaaaaaccagcagagagagactgaaaaccagcagagactcaaaacaaatTGAATACCACCTAAAGACAAATTGAAAGAAACCAAAAACCAACACAGACACCCAGGACCCCCACAAAGAGACTCAAGCCCACCACAGGTCAGTGTaggcttttgctttgtgtgtttcaggtcgGTGGCGGTGAAGGAGGTGGGGACTCCTGGTCAGGGGGCGGGGCTTCTAGCACAGCAGAAGGATGGGACAGTCAGGGATATGCGTACACTCAACAAGGTAACACGTAGTACTTGTACCTGTACTTTAGAAGTTTAACGTCGAGGCTCATCGTCGTACCTTCTGACAGAAAACTGTTTCCGGTCTCCGGCAGCTGTCGAGGACGACGACGGCGAGTGGGATGACGACTGGGATGACCGGTCGCTGGGCAGTTACCGCGGTGACGGTCAGGCGTATGACGAGGGTGGGGCTTCGGGACCGAGCACCCACGGCCCCTCTGTGAAAATCTCCCTCAACAAGTAAAAACATCAGCTGATCTCATAGTAGATCTCACAGTAGATTCCAGATATTAGTAGATCCGAACAGATCACAGCAGATCACACAAAATCCCAACATGAAAGATGGAGGTCATGTCCGCTGGTCCCAGTGGGCAGAATTTAGGGATGTAGCCTGGAAACAAAGAGAGTCACGGCGACCGTCAGTGTTTCACTACACCTGCGCATGTGCTTCGATTCGATgagataaactttattgatcgtACACTGGAGACATTCAGTTGAtacagacagaaatcacagcaagaataaaaacaatacgGCCGACATACGTACCCTCATCAGGTACTGTCCTGTTGGAAACTGTCCGTTTGTGAATGGCGCAACCTCAGGGGAGAATGATCAGACTCAGTATTGATCTGGTACTTCATTGATATATTTAttggttgtttttgtaatttttgatagaaaaacatgaattaattaGTAGCAGAGTTAGCATTGCTTTATGTTGTCAGATGTTCTGTATGTAAAAAACGTTTGAACAAATCACGATTACAGACCATGAtgtgataaaacaaaacaattattacagaaatgtaatgaaaaaCTCAAATCTGCAGGTCTGGTCTCCTGACTGGACCCTGACAAAAGCAACAGTTTAGTCCCGGACCCTCGGATCCTGTTCGCTACCAGGTGTCGGTACTCGTAGATTCTTTGAGATCCTGGCAGAGCTCAGCAGTAATGCACCTTCTTAAGTTTCATTTGACCAGAGACCCCAGTTTTCATGCTGCTAGATCTTATCGTTCTTATAAATCCCTGTAGACATATGTAAATTGGAAGAGATCCAGTAGATCCTAGTAGATCCCAACAAATATTAACAGACCTCAGTTAGAGTGATTCCCAGTGTCCATGGTGCTACAGTAGATCGCATAAATGCATATTGATCCCACTAAATATCAGTCGATCATACATCCCAGTGGATCCTGGCAGATCTCAGTCGGCTTGTGTGTTCTCAGGTTTCCGTTCTCCAAAGGACCGAGCCCTGAAGTCTTCCTGTTGGCCAAACCCCCAGccaacagcagagacagacttCCCGTCTACGTGAGTAATCAACTGTACTGATCACTGTATCGAACTGCATTGAGGATCACACGACTCTGATTGGCTCCTGCTCGTTGTCCAATCAGATGGGAGAAGTGGGTCCGGTCTGGTTGTACCCTTCGGCTCCTCTGGACTGTGTGATCGCTGATCCAAAGAAAGAATCCAAACTGTATGGACTGAAGAGCTTCATCGAGTACCAGATCACTCCCAGTGTgagatctctctctcttacacacacaaatatatggctatatacagtatacacaaaGCAATACATGGtaatacacaaaaacatgtagTAATACACAGTGATACATGGtaatacacaaaaacatgcagtaaTACACAGTAATACATGGTAATACACAATAACATGCAGTAATACACAGTGATACATGGtaatacacaaaaacatgcagtaaTACACATTAATACATGGTAATGCACAATAACATGCAGTAATACACATTAATACATGGTAATACACAATAACATGCAGTAATACACATTAATACATTGTAGTACATAGTAACACACagcaagacacaaaaacatgcagtaaTACACATTAATACATGGTAATACACAATAACATGCAGTAATACACAGTAATACTTGGTAATACAAAGTAACATTCAGTAAAAAGATAATATTCCCCAGGCcggtgttacaggcagcaggaaatagcaacagaaataaatacaaaataaaagctcactatatatgtacattctATACAAAGtactatataaaagaaaaaatatggaaaaaatatatattggcacaaagaactataagaaatgTTGGCATAAAAATATACGTCCAAAAACTCTGTCGTTACACACGGTGGGTACGGATGAAttaagtacagcatttacacgattgcacagtaataaatatatatatgtgtgtatttatgcataGGTTGAGTACTGTGtttgataaatcacacatcagtgcaaaaatgGATAAATCTGGACCCAGAGCTGCATGAactgatgctggagctgaactctgacagctgatggtatgaaggacctgtggttccttcttacagggtggatgcagcagtctgttactgaaggagctgctgagggcccccactgtgtcatgcagggggtgggagggggtgtCAATGacagatgtcagcttggctaacatcctcctctcacctccatcctcagtggtgtccagaggacagtccaggacagaaccaggtctctttctgtccctctcagagcttccacagccccagcagaccactgagtaaaagactgcagatgcaaccacagagtcatagaaagtcctcagtaatgtcctacagactccaaaggacctcagtcttctcagcagatggggacgactttggtccttcctgtacaggacatcagtgttagtggaccagtccagtttattgttgaggtggacacccaggtatcTGTATTCCTCCATGATCTCAGTGTCCagaccctggatgcacaccggtgtagtctgtggtgctttcctgcagaagtctatcaccatctcttTGGTCTTGCgggtgttgatgtgcaggtggttcagtccacaccagtccacaaagttagtgatgacttccctgtattcaaatcgttcccctgtgatacacatccaacgatggctgtatcatcagagaacttctggaggtggcagctggttgtgttgagTCCAATGTCTtgtcagcagtgatggctggattatgttgaaagcactggagaagtcaaaaacatgatcctcactgtgttaccaggtctctccaggtgggaaagagagtgatggagcaggtagatgatagcgtcttccacaccaatgcctggtgtagggggtccagctcgctgctcaccaggtgatggaggGGGTTAAGTAAaatcctctccagggtcttcagGTGGCAAATGAAGGCTaccggcctgaagtggttgcacagtctttggcaacaggttcagctcatttgcccgTTCCTGGTCTCCAGATCCCCGCGGGGTCTTTCAGGTGGGGGTACGCCTGTCTTGCACAGCTGGCTAACAGCTGGTCcagagtgtaaacaatggagcccTGGCTGAATGGATCACCACAAGTTGATCTGAAAAGTCCAGAAAAAACCcaagaaaacagtcaaataaagaAACGCGTCCTGAGCTCCACTCGTACAGTGCCATGATGAATACACAGTAACATGCAGTAATACACAGTAATACACAGTAATACACGCTGTCTAACCATCGACCCTCTTCTTCCAGACGACCAACACGCCTGTAAATCATCGCTACAAACACTTTGATTGGCTGTATGAGCGCCTGCTGGAGAAGTTCGGCTCAGCTCTGCCCATCCCCTCACTGCCGGACAAACAGGTGACAGGTAAGCTGTCGCTATGACAACCACACCCGCGCGGCCCTGCAGCACCAGTATGACGTGTTGTTGGATATGATCACGGCGAAATGTGACACTTTGAGTGagcgtgacctctgacctccgtGTTCGACCCGTGCTTTCAGGCCGGTTCGAGGTGGACTTCATCAGGATGAGGATGGAGCAGCTGCAGTCCTGGATGACTCGGATGTGTCGTCACCCCGTCGTCTCTCAGAGTGAAGTCTTTCAGCTCTTCCTTACCTACAGAGACGAGAAGGCGGGTTCTACCCTCCCACCTGTAGATGTTTCAGCCAATCGACTGTGAGGAGGTTTGGTAGGTCCGATTGGCTAAAACCGTGCGTTGATGTTTCAGGAGTGGAAGGCGGGGAAGAGGAAGGCGGAGAAAGACGAGACGGTGGGCCCGATGATCTTCAGTCTGAttgaagctgaagctgcagagcttGACGCCGCTCAGGTGTAAGTTCAGCGTCCTCTGACCGGACAGATACCAACACCCAGACCAGGGTccttaaaaatgttaaattcatCCAGTTAccgagcagcagagaggaagagcgatTGGTTCTTTTCCCCTTGGGTTGTCTGTCAGGCTACAGACAGGCAGCCTTCACCTCTGGTTGAGGAACACCTGCAGACACTACTCAGGGCGGAAATAACACCTCTCAGTATTTTCACAGGTCAAAAATCTCcatttggttttaaatgtgtgACATTAAAACAATTTAGATAAAGTAAAAGCCCAGTGTGCTATTAggatgagtttgtgtgtgtgtgttgatgtgtgtgtgtgttgatgtgtgtgttttctcgaTGTGTGTGCATAGTGAACAGAAGTGTGAGCACTACAGTCGCTTCACAAAGTCGATGGACGATGgagtcagagagctgctgaatgTCGGACAAACACACTGGAAACGCTGCACCGGAcgtcagtacacacacacacacacacagacacacacacacacacagacacacacacacacagacacacacagacacacacacacacacacacacacagacacacacacagacacacacacacacacagacacacacacagacacacacacacagacacacacagacacacacacacacacacacacacacacacacacacgatgctTCCTGGTAGTAAATCTTACACCGTTGGAAAGTTTACTGTTTACTTCCCTTGAAGCCACATTTTGAAGGAACAGCTTCGTGGGACgagcagcagagctcagttTGTGGGTTGCACCAATGACAAAATGCCAAACGTCCTCGTAGCTCACAGCTTACTCTGCTGTCGACTCTTGTTTGGTGGATCGGATGATTGAAGTCTgaagaaacaagacatttaaaaattAACTCATTTAACAAACAGGAGTCTCAGTAACGTGTGGAAGGACCAAACACAGCAGCCCGACACCCCCTCCTCATGCTGTGGGATGGCACCCCATTCTTCAACCGGCATTCGTCCAAGTCAGCCAGTGTGGTTGTTTTGGTCGCTCGGGCACGAACAGCACGCCAGAGCTGCTCCCACCAGGGTTaatggggttgaggtcaggatCCGTCCTCTCGACTCCCAAAGTCTGGAGGTAGTCTCTGATAAACCGGTCTGTGGGGGCGAACGTCGCCATCTTGGAGCATAGAGTTCGGTCCCAGACTGTGGAGATATGGGATTGCCGACTGTGATCTCAATATCTCTCTGCACTGACGTTACCTCCGATGATGACTCGTTTTTCCAGTGAGGAAAGGTCTCCATGCGGGGGCACCAGAAGCTCAAAACAAGGGGCAatagcaacagcaaaataagtTGTTTGTCATTGATCAGGAGGATTTGGCATTTTTTCATTGGTGCAACCCACAaactcagctctgctgctcgtcCCACGAACACTGTTCCTTCAAAATGTGGCTTCATTTAAAAGGGAAGTAAACGGTGTAAGATTTACTACCAGGAAGCATcgttacaacaaagaaataatccaacaaacacaaacgtCCTTATTTTTTGTGCcatatttacagaaacacacatacagtatatatgtatagcactgtgtgtgtgtgtgtgtgtgtgtgtgtgtgtgtgtgtgtgtgtgtgcagcgctACCTAAAGAGTACGAGCGGATTGGTCGAGCCTTCAGGAACCTGTCGAGtgttttcatcagcagcagttATCCAGgtgaggagacaaggagagaggagagaggaggcaaggAGGCAAGGAGGcaaggagacaaggagacaaggagaatGAGTTCATGTGAAGAAAGTCAGAAGTCATTGAGAAACAGAAATCCAAACTGTGATCAGATCAGAGTGGTCAGATGTCGGAGGGTCACTGAACGCATCATCACACTGTGACCCTTTAATGGAGTCAGATTATTACTGTCAAATTAAACTTAATGTGAcgttctgctgcagtgtgtgagtgatttAATCAAATATGTTCTTCAATCtgcattactattattattactattattattattattagtagtagaaGTATTACTATtagtattatcattattatcgttattgttattattattattattattattattgttattattattgctatcattattattatcattattattgttattgttattgttattattattgttgttcttgttattattatcatcatcatcatcattaagatgtttgtgttgtaggAGAGGAGACGTTGACGGAtgctctgacagctgctggaaaaACCTACGAGGAGATCGCAGAGATAGTCGCTCAGCAGGTCCATGATACGCAATAATACTATGATACTATGATATATTACTGTGATACTTGTACTGACTGTACTCTGAGCTTCAAGTTTTTTCCTGGAAGTAGTTTCCAGCGATTTCTGATGATGTTTCCTGAATCTCTTCAGATATTTATTAGCAGCTCCTTCAGAAATGTCGTGCTCATAcgatttaatttaattgtgaTGATTGCAGTCTTTTTTTATATTGATATAAGTTGTTGTCTGACCTCTGACGACCCCTGATCCCTGGTGATCTGTGACCTCCTTCAGCCTCAGAAGgaccttcacttcctgttggagACAAACAACGAGTACAAAGGCCTGCTGGGATGTTTCCCAGAAATCATGGCCGTACACAAGGTACTGCTCATGTATGtctcacattgtggggacataaatctgtttcagtctgtttaATCATTCGagtctaagtgtgtgtgtgcgtgtgtgtgtgtgtgtgtgtgtgtgcgtgcgtgtgtgtgtgcctgtgtgtgtgtgtgtgtgtgcgtgtgtgtgcgtgtgcgtgtgcgtgtgtgtgtgcctgtgtgtgtgtgtgtgtgcgtgtgcgtgtgtgtgtgcctgtgtgtgtgtgtgtgtgtgcgtgtgtgtgtgtgtgtgtgtgcctgtgtgtgtgcctgtgtgtgtgtgtgtgtgcatgtgtgtgtgtgcgtgtgtgtgtgcgtgtgtgtgtgtgtgtgtgtgtgtgtgcgtgcctgtgtgtgtgtgtgtgtgcgtgtgtgtgtgcgtgtgcgtgtgtgtgtgcctgtgtgtgtgtgtgtgcgtgtgcgtgtgtgtgtgtgtgtgtgtgtgcctgtgtgtgtgtgtgtgcgtgtgtgcgtgtgtgtgtgcctgtgtgtgtgcgtgtgtgtgtgtgtgtgcctgtgtgtgtgtgtgtgtgcgtgtgcatgtgtgtgtgcgtgtgtgtgtgcgtgtgtgtgtgtgcgtgtgtgtgcgtgtgtgcgtgtgtgcgtgtttgtgtgtgcgtgcgtgtgtgtgcgtgcgtgtgtgtgtttgtgtgtgtgtgtgtgcgtgtgtgtgtttgtgtgtgtgtgcgtgtgcgtgtgtgtgtttgtgtgtgtgtgtgtttctgtatgtgtgtgtgtgtgcgtgtgtgcgtttgtgtgtgtgtgtgtgcgtgtgcgtgtgcctgtgtgtgtgtgtgtgtttctgtatgtgtgtgtgtgtgcgtgtgtgtgtttgtgtgtgtgtgtgtttctgtatgtgtgtgtgcgtgtgtgtgtgtttgtgtgtgtgtgcgtgtgtgtgcgtgtgtgtgtgtgtgcgcgtgtgtgtgtgtgtgtgtgtgcaggctgcagTGGAGAAGCTGAAGGAAGCTGATCGTCTGGTTTCTTCAGGAAGAATCAACAGCAGCGACAGGAAGTGTATGAACCAACGAATCAGCTGCATGAGCTACTCACTGCAGGGTAACAGTACACAGAAATACTACACGGTATGCATAGTactaatacacacactgtgtaacTGAAGTAACCCGactctgtgtgtcctcagctGAGATGAATCATTTCCACAGCAACCGTATCTATGACTACAACAGAGTGATGCAGCTTTACCTGGAGCAACAGGTGTCCTTCTACCAACAGGTgagaaggagggggggcaggCGGGTTCAGAGAGGTGGGTGAACAGCTGTGTgatttcatctcctctctgctctctgattggtcagatcGCTGACAAGCTGCGAGGAGCTCTGAGCCATTTCACCACCCTGTGAGGAGGATGACGtcactgatgacatcacagcccGCTGATGTCACTGCTCCATTTCTAACGAAATCAAagtttttagtttgtttcaTATTAAACGAATGAAGTTGACATTTAACCCTTAAAATGatcatgtgatttattttgtgtgaaCTCTTCATGTTGTCATAAACTTTTCACAGATTAAATTCATCTTCATCGCGtcacatgtttattttttgttcattcatttcctcatttagaTTTCTAGAGTTTGTTTTAAACATCCATTAAAATATCTGCATGAGCATAAACTACattatttatattgtgtttaatgacattaataacataaaacacaaacaataaatttctaaaatgtattattgtttATACTCATTCTttctagtttttattttttgagattttgagaattataaataaatacagtataaataatgaatataagtactaaataaatacacattgaATATATTATCTTATATATAAtgttatataaaaatacaaaataataacaatacaacTACAACAATAAAgtactgaaaataataataaaaattaaacaagGGGGGGAAATTATTAGTATTGATCTAATAAtaacaacagagaaattaaaaCTGTGATGATGTTGAGTCAGAATAGATGTGTTAAATCAAGCTGACCCTGGATCAGCTGCTCCAGGGCTCACTCTGATTCAAACCTGAACATCAGGATTTCCTGCTGACTCAGCATCtgactgtgacctctgacccagaGACAGGAAGCggagaagctgcaggaaaaagtcatttcctgtcctgatggaactgctttttctgtttctgagagttcaacataaaaacagtgaaatactgCAGTTTGAATACAATCATTATCTGACACACCTGCTGAAACACCTGGTCAGAACAACCTGTCACCTGCTGCAAGAGGTACAAACACCTGATCTCAGCTCAGTCTGCAAAGCAAGGACGAGCAGAAAAACCTCAGTTATGATTCTCAGTGCTTCACAAAGGCAACGTCAGGACTCGTGTGAGTCACATGATCGCTGGGTGGGTCGACGATCCTGCCCATGATCAATGCCTGAGACTCCCGAACTAAAAAAGCCTCTCTGATGAGGACAAAGATCTTCTgtagctgcaggttttcgtGCAAACCAAGGAGGAGCTCACCAGGCTGGAACCAgctaatcagctgatctcagtcttcagctgacgACTCAGTGATCCCCTGATGCTGattggttggaatgaaaacctgcagccacattgACGCACTTAGAGGAACcctgacctggatgaatgagaagcTTCACAGTGTAAAATGCTTCAtttcatggatggatggatggatggatggatggatggatggatagatagatagatagatagatagatagatagatagatagatagatagatagatagatagatagatggatagatggataggtggatgggtggatgggtggatgggtggatggatggatggatggatgaacagataGATAATCAGTGCCTGAATTCCCTCAAACTGCACTGAATttgcacaaaaagtaaaatttagAGTTGTATCACAGCTGCATTTGACACCAAACCCCTTTAGAAAACATGGTGTTTTTACGGTTTTTGCCTTTAGTGGTACAGCACCTGTAGTTCACATGATACGCTTCAGCTTTAAATAATAAACgagctctttgtttcttctgcCTGTAAATAATTCAAACTGCACTGAATATTCTTGATAAATTCACTAATCAACGGCTGGGCTTCATTTCTATCGCTGTGCTGTATATCTGCGCTCTCACATGATGTTTTAaaaggattaataaagtctaaatttacctgtttacctgtagacTCTTTAAAATATGTGGACCTGTTTTATCACACACAAAGCTACATTtactttcatgtcattttacTCTCCTTCCCTTCAGTCACACAGTCGACAAAGTGACCGcgatgtaaacacacagaagagTTCATTGTTCTGCTCGTGTTCACCTGTACGACAGCTGATTATCTCCaggtgtgtctctgcagtcatGCTGGTGGCAGGTTACTGAACTGCAGCGTTAACTTGAAATATTCAGATTATATTATATCATAAAATACGTGATAAAACTGTactggagttttttttaattgaaattcaGTAAATCAACATTTGTCACCTTTTGGgaattttgtagttttgtgtaaaatgaaaatatatgaagAAGCCGAAGAGTTTCATTAATTTACAGAAGAGCGACAATGTGAGACAGATTCATTAAAATATGATGTTGCGTCTTTATTATGAGGGGAAATAACTGAGCTACAGAGTATTTATTACTTTGCAGGTTGGTAATAGAAAGTTATTTTCTACTTCAGAATAAAGGATTAAATTAGTAGTTTAACCACAAATTAATCAAATCGATTCCGTACATTCACACATCAGAATATctaacaggaaaataaaaaccaaacactGTCCAGTAATCTTGTTCATtacttcttcatcatcttctttttgtcctctgtgctcttcttcttcctccctgctttgcctcctcctcctccctcttcttcgCTGGTTCTGGCAGCTCGAGCCTTCTTCCTGCCCAGTGGCGTCTTCCTGAACCAAACCTGAACAAACCGGTTTGGAGCGTGAAAACTTCTGCTTTTATGATAATTGACACAAACCctccacaggaagtgaagacaGACGTATCAACCAATCAGCTGCCACATAGTAACACACCTCAGCGGCTCAATAGCATCAGAGCTAGCAATCTGCACTGTTTACCACAAAACATACTCATTTCTTTATCAAATAAAGTTCTCTCTGACCTTGAaggcctcctcttcctccctgtacACCGGCTCCATTCTTGACAACGGTTGGATGAACTCTGCGGCGGTTAGCGGTTGGAGGCGGAGCTTCTTCAGCCTGTAGGGTTTGAGCACCGAGCGGACCGCCTCCAGGATGTGACCCTGCGTGAAGCCGTCGGTGATCTTAGCCAATGAGCTGAGGTCCAGACCCGGACCGGGCTCTGCCC
It includes:
- the LOC121627174 gene encoding sorting nexin-9-like isoform X1, with translation MALKAQVLYDFTAEPGNNELSVTEGETVTVLNQTVGGGWIEAQNSSGQTGLVPEGYLQVGGGEGGGDSWSGGGASSTAEGWDSQGYAYTQQENCFRSPAAVEDDDGEWDDDWDDRSLGSYRGDGQAYDEGGASGPSTHGPSVKISLNKFPFSKGPSPEVFLLAKPPANSRDRLPVYMGEVGPVWLYPSAPLDCVIADPKKESKLYGLKSFIEYQITPSTTNTPVNHRYKHFDWLYERLLEKFGSALPIPSLPDKQVTGRFEVDFIRMRMEQLQSWMTRMCRHPVVSQSEVFQLFLTYRDEKEWKAGKRKAEKDETVGPMIFSLIEAEAAELDAAQVEQKCEHYSRFTKSMDDGVRELLNVGQTHWKRCTGPLPKEYERIGRAFRNLSSVFISSSYPGEETLTDALTAAGKTYEEIAEIVAQQPQKDLHFLLETNNEYKGLLGCFPEIMAVHKAAVEKLKEADRLVSSGRINSSDRKCMNQRISCMSYSLQAEMNHFHSNRIYDYNRVMQLYLEQQVSFYQQIADKLRGALSHFTTL
- the LOC121627174 gene encoding sorting nexin-9-like isoform X2; protein product: MALKAQVLYDFTAEPGNNELSVTEGETVTVLNQTVGGGWIEAQNSSGQTGLVPEGYLQVGGGEGGGDSWSGGGASSTAEGWDSQGYAYTQQAVEDDDGEWDDDWDDRSLGSYRGDGQAYDEGGASGPSTHGPSVKISLNKFPFSKGPSPEVFLLAKPPANSRDRLPVYMGEVGPVWLYPSAPLDCVIADPKKESKLYGLKSFIEYQITPSTTNTPVNHRYKHFDWLYERLLEKFGSALPIPSLPDKQVTGRFEVDFIRMRMEQLQSWMTRMCRHPVVSQSEVFQLFLTYRDEKEWKAGKRKAEKDETVGPMIFSLIEAEAAELDAAQVEQKCEHYSRFTKSMDDGVRELLNVGQTHWKRCTGPLPKEYERIGRAFRNLSSVFISSSYPGEETLTDALTAAGKTYEEIAEIVAQQPQKDLHFLLETNNEYKGLLGCFPEIMAVHKAAVEKLKEADRLVSSGRINSSDRKCMNQRISCMSYSLQAEMNHFHSNRIYDYNRVMQLYLEQQVSFYQQIADKLRGALSHFTTL